A stretch of Nilaparvata lugens isolate BPH chromosome 12, ASM1435652v1, whole genome shotgun sequence DNA encodes these proteins:
- the LOC111049767 gene encoding fructose-bisphosphate aldolase-like, which translates to MKKRETNSHDHNWHSSEFEEDVNIPHHKFHWDPKQLQSEMPYLSERFSSNFETSTALDELRDTVNKIMATGKSILNCDDSVKLGDLLVRCGLHNNEENRRRFRNVLFNPQTLYEDSLGSYVSLVVLGHEALFQKSGDGQLLRDILTNQGILFAIQVDKGSAPMYNSSTASRNEREMIVEGLDDLDKRCLAYRKAGCSATKVTAVFRVGAERPSTRAIQDNVRALARFASVCQAYCLVPIIACELASSGDNDVDKTERAMELILVELMVALADQEVLLEATLVAPNMCTPGRDCTTHASVTAMACASVLTIRRTIPPAVAGIAFLTTGQDLEEGCVNLDAISNVKVCKPWPITSISGEALLNAVMSVWNGHDSSADKARNELMKWAMITSLAVRGVFINVEEESRTESNTETSAQV; encoded by the exons ATGAAGAAGAGAGAAACCAATTCACATGATCATAACTGGCATTCGTCAGAATTCGAAGAAGATGTAAATATACCTCATCATAAATTCCATTGGGACCCCAAG CAACTACAATCAGAAATGCCCTATCTGTCAGAGAGATTCTCATCAAATTTTGAAACCAGCACAGCACTAGATGAGCTCAGAGATACTGTCAACAAAATAATGGCCACTGGAAAGAGCATATTGAATTGTGACGACTCGGTCAAGCTTGGAGATCTTCTAGTGCGATGTGGACTTCACAACAATGAGGAGAATAGACGCAGATTCAGAAAC GTACTATTCAACCCGCAAACATTGTACGAAGACTCCTTGGGCTCCTATGTCTCATTGGTCGTTCTGGGCCATGAAGCTCTCTTCCAAAAATCAGGGGATGGTCAACTTCTCAGGGATATCCTCACCAATCAGGGCATACTGTTTGCAATCCag GTGGACAAAGGATCAGCGCCTATGTACAACAGTAGCACGGCCAGCAGAAATGAGCGCGAGATGATCGTTGAAGGCCTGGATGACCTTGACAAACGGTGCTTGGCCTATAGGAAGGCAGGCTGCAGTGCCACCAAGGTCACAGCTGTTTTCAGGGTGGGCGCCGAGCGACCTAGCACCAGGGCCATTCAGGACAATGTGAGAGCACTGGCTAGATTCGCGTCTGTGTGTCAAGCTTACTGTCTGGTGCCTATCATTGCTTGCGAA TTGGCAAGCAGCGGCGACAACGACGTGGACAAGACAGAGAGAGCAATGGAGCTGATCCTTGTGGAGCTAATGGTAGCCCTGGCTGACCAAGAGGTGTTACTTGAGGCCACTCTAGTTGCCCCCAACATGTGCACGCCTGGGAGAGACTGCACCACTCATGCAAGTGTCACTGCGATGGCTTGTGCGTCTGTCCTCACCATACGTCGCACCATCCCTCCTGCTGTGGCTG GTATTGCTTTCCTTACTACTGGTCAAGATCTTGAGGAAGGCTGTGTAAATCTGGATGCAATTAGCAATGTTAAAGTTTGCAAGCCTTGGCCAATCACATCGATATCAGGAGAAGCTCTACTG AACGCTGTTATGTCAGTATGGAACGGACATGATTCGTCGGCAGATAAAGCCCGAAATGAACTTATGAAATGGGCCATG ATTACCAGCCTAGCAGTCAGAGGAGTTTTCATAAATGTCGAAGAAGAATCTCGAACAGAGAGTAATACTGAAACTTCAGCGCAAGTATAA